From the genome of Labedella gwakjiensis:
TAGACGACGAACCCCCGACGGACTCGCTTCCGTCGGGGGTTCGTCGCGTTCGCCGGCGCGGCCTCAGGGAGTCGATGTGATCAGTTCGATGATGACGAGGACCACGGTGACGAGGGGGAAGAGGGCCTGGACGATGGCGCTCTTCCAGCGGCCGGGACCGCTCGAGACGAGGGCGAGAGCCGCGAGCACCATGCTCGAGACCGAGAAGAGACCGATCGCGAGACCGGGACCCACGAGCCCCACGGCATAGAGGATCACGCCGAGGATCGTGCCGATCGCGAGGAAGAGGTTGTAGAAGCCCTGGTTGTAGGCGAGGATCCTGGTCGTCTCGGCATCCTCCTGGCTCGCGAGCCCGAATCGACGCCACACCGTCGGACGGGTCCACGCCACGGACTCCCAGTAGAAGATGAGCACGTGCACGGCCGCAGCGGCGACGGCGGCCGCGGTGATGAGGATGATCATGGCTTGAGACTAGAGCAGTGGGCGCTGTGCGGTAACGCGTTGTTCACCCGCGGGGTACCGCGTTGTGGGGGAGGGCGCATCGTCCAGGCTTCCGTAGACTTCCGGAGGCGGAGGTATCGATCAGCTCCGCCGAGAACCGAAACCCGAAGCAAGGACAGAGTCGTGACGACCTCCAGGAGCGAACAGCTCGACGACATCGATAGGGCGCTTCTGCGTCTGTTGTCGAAGAACGCGCGGTCGTCAGGTTCAGCGCTCGCGGGGGAGCTCGGCATCGCCGAGTCGACCGTGTCGCTGCGGGTGCGGCGGCTTCAGCGTTCGGGCCACATCACGGGTTACCACGCCGATATCGACCTCAACGCCCTCGGTGCTCCCATCCAGGCGATCATCGCCGTCCGGCTCACGAAGCATGCGCGCGCGGAGATCGAACGCTTCCGCGCCGAGGCTCCGACGTGGCCTGGCGTCATGGCCCTGTTCCACATGGGAGGACGCGACGACTACCTCCTCCACCTCGCCGCCCACAACTCGACGGAGCTCCGCGATTTCGTGGTCGATTACCTCACGGGCCACCCGGCCGTCGCGCACACCGAGACGAACCTCGTCTTCGAGTACGCCCGCGGTACGGGCTGGTACGACCTCCTGAGCTGAGAGCCGCGCCTGTCGGCGCGTACCCGCGGGAATTCCGTGGCGGTCGATCTCCTTGTCCTTGAGAGCGGCGAACGACGGCCGCAGGAAAGGTCGGTACCCCGTGGAGTTGTCCGTTCTCGATCTCGTGTCCGTCCGTCGAGGCCAGTCGACGTCGGCGGCTCTGTCCGCCTCCCTCGACCTCGTCGCTGCAGCCGACGGACTCGGATACACCCGCTACTGGTTCGCCGAGCACCACAACATGGCGTCGGTCGCATCGACGAACCCGGCGACGCTCATCGCGCTCGCCGCCTCGCGCACAGAGAGGATCCGGCTCGGATCCGGCGGGGTGATGCTTCCCAACCACGCCGCCCTCGTGATCGCGGAGCAGTTCGCCCTGCTCGAGGCCGCAGCGCCGGGGCGCATCGACCTGGGTCTCGGTCGTGCTCCCGGAAGCGATCCCGTCGTGAGCGCGGTGCTCACCCGCTCCGGTCCGACCACCCGGGTCGACACGTTCCCCGACGCGGTCTCCGATCTGCTCGCGATGCTCTCCGGCGACGGCGCCCACGTGCGTCTCACCTCTGGCGAGGAGTACAGCCTCCGGTCCACACCGTCGGCCGCTTCGACGCCACTCGCGTGGCTGCTCGGATCGAGCGACTACTCGGCCCTGCTCGCGGCACAGCTCGGACTTCCGTACGTGTTCGCCCACCACTTCGCGGGCGCCGGCGGGGGAGCGGAGCGAGCGGTCGAGCTCTACCGATCCCGATTCGAGCCGTCCGAGCTCCTGGCGGCTCCGCGCACCTTCGTGACCGCATCGGTGGTCGCCGCCGACACGGCAGAAGAGGCCGATGCTCTCGCGCTTCCTCAGTTGCAGCTCATGGCACGTCTCCGCACGGGGGCGAAGCTCGGTCCCCTTCCGACCGTCGAGGACGCGGCCGCCGCAGAATTGACCCCGGTGCAGCAGGAGTTCGTCGAGCAGGGGCGTCGTTCGTCGATCATCGGCGATGCCGCCACAGCCGCCGGAGCGCTCCGTGATCTGGCGGCCCGCTTCGAGGTCGACGAGATCATGGTCTCGCCGGTCGCCTCGGAGCACGACGGCGCCGAGACGGGAACGGCCGGCTCTCGCGCCCGAACGCTCGAACTCCTGGCTGGAGAGTTCCTCGGCGCGGAGGCTCGAGCCGCCGTCTCGCCGGCCCTGGCCGGCTGAGCGGCCGGGTCTGCTCAGAAGCCGAAGTCTCCGCCCCCGAAGTCACCGCCACCGAAGTCCCCACCGCCGAAGTCGCCGCCTGAGGCATCCCAGCCTCCAGAATCGGCTCCTGTGCCGCTGGTGTCCGTGGCCGTCTCCCCGCCGGCGTCTGCTGCCGAGTCGGAGGAGAAGTCGCCCATCGGCGGGAGGAACGCGCTGACGATCGCCGATCCGATCACGTAGCCCGCGACGGTTCCGAGGAGCGAGCCTCCGACGATCGAACCGAATCCGGGTCCACGCTGCCCCCCTCCGAAGGAGCGCTCGAGGGTGCCGGGGCTTCGCAGCTCGGAACGGGTGGCGGCCGATGCGAGCGACGACGCCGACGCGTCGCGCGGTGCCTCGCCCTGCGGGGCGTTCGCGCTCAGGTCGTCGAAGACCATCTGTCGCTGCTCGGGCGTGAGCTTCTCGAACGCCTCGGCGTGCACCTGCTCGATCGTCTCCGGCGGGGCGGTTCGGAGGAGGTAGCGGTAACGCTCCACCGCGATCTCGTCCTCCGAACGGGGCGACGCGGCTCCGGGGCCGGTCGTTGCGGTCGGCCGATTCGGTTCCTCGTCGCGCCCGAGGAGTCTGTCGAGGAAGCCCATGATCGTCCTTTCGCCCTGAGAACGGTCCACGAGCGTCTGAACGCGGACATCGCCCTGCTTAGAGCGTAGGAGCGCCGCGTGTACCTGTGCTGTGTCGTGGCTGTGAGAATAAGCGCATGGAAACGGACACCGTCAGCGATCAGGCGCGCGCTGGAGCCTCTCGTCTCGAGCGCCTCGACCGGTTGCCATTCTCCCGCGAACATCGCCGACTCCTCGTCGGCTCCGGTGTCGGATGGGCGCTCGACGCCATGGACGTCGGCCTCGTCTCATTCGTGATCGCGGCCCTCGCCGTCACCTGGCCAAACGACGTCGGGATGCTCGGTTGGGTCGCGTCAGCGGGGTTCATGGGCATGGCGATCGGCGCGAGCGTCGGTGGTCTCCTCGCCGACAGGATCGGCCGGCGGCAGGTCTTCGCGTTCACCCTGCTGCTGTTCGGGCTCGCGACGGGGCTCTCCGCGCTCGCCTGGTCCGTCGGCGTCCTCATCGCTCTGCGCTTCGTGGTCGGCCTCGGCCTCGGCGCCGAGCTCCCCGTGGCGTCGACGCTCGTGAGCGAGTTCGCTCCGCCACGGATCCGCGGCCGCATCATCGTCATCCTCGAGTCGTTCTGGGCCGTCGGCTGGACGGTCGCCGCCCTCATCGGATTCTTCGTCATCCCCGCGAGCGACATCGGATGGCGATGGGCGCTCGCCCTCGGAGCCGTGCCTGCGGTCTACGCCGTCGTGATCCGTCTGGGGATGCCCGAATCGGTCCGCTTCCTCGAGTCGAAGGGGCGCATCGGCGAGGCCGAGGCCACGGTCCGACGTTTCGAGCGTGCGGCCGGAGTCGTGTCGCCGGACGCCATCGTGGCGACACCCGACACCGTGGTGCCCGCGAGGACGGCTCCGGCACGGGTATCGGGTCTGTTCGCCGCACCCGTCCGCCGCCAGACGATCTCTCTATGGATCGTGTGGTTCTGCGTGAACTTCTCGTACTACGGAGCATTCATCTGGCTGCCGACGATCCTCGTCGCATCCGGCTTCGACCTCGTACGTTCGTTCGGCTACACGCTCATCATCACCCTCGCCCAACTCCCCGGCTACGCGGTCTCGGCGATCCTCGTGGAGAAGTGGGGACGCAACAGGACCCTCGCCGCGTTCCTCGTGGGATCCGCTGCATCGGCCGCACTCTTCGGACTCGCCTCCGCTGAGTGGCAGGTCATCGGGGCCGGCATGCTCCTCTCGTTCTTCAACCTCGGTGCGTGGGGTGCGCTCTACGCGGTGACCCCCGAGCTCTACCCGACGCCGCTCCGCGGAACGGGAGCCGGGTGGGCCGCCGGCGTCGGGAGGATCGCGTCGATCATCGCCCCGCTCATCGTGCCGGTGCTGCTGGCGACGACCTCGACGTTGCTCGTGTTCGTCGTCTTCGCTGCCGTCTTCATCGTTGCGGCGACGGCGGCCCTGGGTCTTGCGGACAAGAGGGGCAGATCGCTCGACGAAGCGCTGGCGACCCGCTGATCGCGGGGAGGCCCGGCGGACCTGTCCGCTCAACGGCGAGCCGTCGCTGAGGTCAGCGGCCGCGGTGCACCGGAGTGCCGCACTCCTGGACGCGATCGACGAGTTCCCGCCAGCCACCGGTCAGTGCGCGCTCCGGCAGCTCGGCCTCGTGCTGCGTACCCGCCTCAGGGCTCTGCGGGGCGATGCGGATGATCCACGTGTACCGGTCGGGCTCGCTCGGCTGCGCGGGGACGTCGTCCCACGGCAGATCGTCGATGAGGATGAGCCAGTCGTCCTTGTCCGGCTGCTCGTCCACATCGGCTTGCCAGCCCCGAGAGATACCGGCGAA
Proteins encoded in this window:
- a CDS encoding DUF1304 domain-containing protein, with the protein product MIILITAAAVAAAAVHVLIFYWESVAWTRPTVWRRFGLASQEDAETTRILAYNQGFYNLFLAIGTILGVILYAVGLVGPGLAIGLFSVSSMVLAALALVSSGPGRWKSAIVQALFPLVTVVLVIIELITSTP
- a CDS encoding Lrp/AsnC family transcriptional regulator yields the protein MTTSRSEQLDDIDRALLRLLSKNARSSGSALAGELGIAESTVSLRVRRLQRSGHITGYHADIDLNALGAPIQAIIAVRLTKHARAEIERFRAEAPTWPGVMALFHMGGRDDYLLHLAAHNSTELRDFVVDYLTGHPAVAHTETNLVFEYARGTGWYDLLS
- a CDS encoding MsnO8 family LLM class oxidoreductase; this encodes MELSVLDLVSVRRGQSTSAALSASLDLVAAADGLGYTRYWFAEHHNMASVASTNPATLIALAASRTERIRLGSGGVMLPNHAALVIAEQFALLEAAAPGRIDLGLGRAPGSDPVVSAVLTRSGPTTRVDTFPDAVSDLLAMLSGDGAHVRLTSGEEYSLRSTPSAASTPLAWLLGSSDYSALLAAQLGLPYVFAHHFAGAGGGAERAVELYRSRFEPSELLAAPRTFVTASVVAADTAEEADALALPQLQLMARLRTGAKLGPLPTVEDAAAAELTPVQQEFVEQGRRSSIIGDAATAAGALRDLAARFEVDEIMVSPVASEHDGAETGTAGSRARTLELLAGEFLGAEARAAVSPALAG
- a CDS encoding MFS transporter; translated protein: METDTVSDQARAGASRLERLDRLPFSREHRRLLVGSGVGWALDAMDVGLVSFVIAALAVTWPNDVGMLGWVASAGFMGMAIGASVGGLLADRIGRRQVFAFTLLLFGLATGLSALAWSVGVLIALRFVVGLGLGAELPVASTLVSEFAPPRIRGRIIVILESFWAVGWTVAALIGFFVIPASDIGWRWALALGAVPAVYAVVIRLGMPESVRFLESKGRIGEAEATVRRFERAAGVVSPDAIVATPDTVVPARTAPARVSGLFAAPVRRQTISLWIVWFCVNFSYYGAFIWLPTILVASGFDLVRSFGYTLIITLAQLPGYAVSAILVEKWGRNRTLAAFLVGSAASAALFGLASAEWQVIGAGMLLSFFNLGAWGALYAVTPELYPTPLRGTGAGWAAGVGRIASIIAPLIVPVLLATTSTLLVFVVFAAVFIVAATAALGLADKRGRSLDEALATR
- a CDS encoding protealysin inhibitor emfourin gives rise to the protein MRVEVTRSGGFAGISRGWQADVDEQPDKDDWLILIDDLPWDDVPAQPSEPDRYTWIIRIAPQSPEAGTQHEAELPERALTGGWRELVDRVQECGTPVHRGR